GTTCACAGCTCCTTTCACCGTTCTTCGCCTACTGACGCCATTAAAAATGAGTTATGCGGATGCCAAGAAACGGGCAGCGCCTTATACCAAGATTGTCGCAGAACTCCCAGAGATGCGACGAGAGACCGTGGCGATCATTCAACAATCAATCGCGCAAGCTAAGCCGGCCTATGTCTTGGTGAACAATCGGAGTGAGGGCAATGCGCCGAAAACCGTGCAAGGCCTTGTGGAGTTGTTAGGAACCACTGGGCCGGTTCCACATGAGTGACAATCATTCGCAATGAGCTATGTGAATTGAACGAAGGCGTGATGGTTGATCCCACAGAATTAGTGGAGCGCGCTGTAGCTTGTGGAGAAATACCGGGTAGCATCGCGGCGATAGGGATAAATGGTATGACGGATCAATGTGTCGCCGATTAGGTGCGTGGCTCAAACAATTGAATGACGACGGTACCAGGCCTCGCTTCAGGTGCGATGTCTGTCACGATGTTTTGAGCCCTCACCATGATGACTTGCTCAATCTGCTCCCAGAGGATGTGTTGACAGGAATCGAACATGGCACGGTGAAATAGACGAAGTCACTTGGTTCTTCATGAAGGAGTCAAGCCGTAGAGCAGCCTGGTTCATTCTACATGGCCATCTGGATTCCCTCAGATCCCCAGCGCTCTGTATTTTAGGGCAACTGAATCGACATTCGTCAGGCCTTTCCCAAGTCACCACCCGCGCGTCCTCCTGTGTATTGCATTACTAACCGGAGTATAGGAGGCAGCGTGCTTCTCCCAGGAGTCCGTGTAGGTGTGTCAGCGCACGATGTGTGTGTCAGTACACAGTACGTGTGCCCGCACACAGCGATGACTATCTCTCTCTGCCTTGAGTCCAGTGATTGAAGACCCTCTCTCCTTCAACTTAAACCGCATTATGAGACAAGAGAGAGCAGTGAAGAGTCCGACATTTCTGTGGGCACTCTTCTTGCTGAATCTTAGGAGCGTTGCAGAAACCAAATCGAGGTCCCATGCAATGGATTGCGGCGCTCGTCACGATCTTCTCACCGTTGATTGCGAGTTCTCTGGTCATGCTCTGCGGGTCTACTCTTGGGGAGCGTGTGGCCAGGATTGGAATAGTGGGCCTGATTATTTCGACAGGCGCGGCACTGTTCTCGCTGTATGCGGTGGTGGAAGGTCCCTCACTTCATCTCACTCTCCCCGGTTTTCCTGATCTCATTGCGCCACAGCTATTCATCGATCGACTCTCTGGCGTAATGATGGTGCTGGTGACCGGGGTCAGTCTGGTGATCCACGTCTATTCCAGCCGGTACATGCAGGGCGATCAAGGTTACATCAAGTTCTTCAGTCTCTTGAGCCTTTTGACTTTTGTTTTATTGATGCTCGTCACCAGTGGGCACCTCCTCTGGTTATTTGTGGCCTGGCATGCCGTCACCTGGCTCTTGCGAACGCTGCTCGCATTTAACCGAGAGAGTCAGGCAGCTCGAGAAGCCGGACGCACAACGGTATGTATACAGGGATTGGGAGATGCGGCGCTGCTGGTGAGCGTTGGATTGATCTATATGATGTTTGGCACTCTCGACCTACCGATCCTGTACCAGACGTGGAACAGCGGCGCGACTGGTCCAGTCTTTGGTGAGGGAACTCGGTGGGAGATTTCAGCCGGCACGGTCATTACATTGATCATGACCCTCTCCGTTCTGACAAAGTCGGCTCAGTTTCCGTTTCACATCTGGTTGCCCGGTACAATCGAGGCTCCGACACCGGTCTCTGCCATGCTGCATGCTGGGATCGTCAATGCCGGTGGGTTTCTTGTGAACAGACTGGCCCCGCTGTACGGATCCTCACCCACCACACTGCATCTCCTCTTCGCCATTGGCGCGCTGACGGCTTTGATCGGGGCCTTGATCATGCTGACACAGTCCAGCATTAAGCGAACCTTGGTCTACAGCACGATGGGACAGATGGGGTACATGATCATGGAATGCGGCTTGGGTGCATTTGCCTTAGCCGTCTTTCATCTGTGCGCTCACGGGCTCTTCAAGGCGACATTGTTCCTCAATTCTGGCACCAATATCCACAAGGCACGAACTGATTTCACCATGCCGGAATCTCATGCGGTTCGTGAAACGGCCGGCTTTGCTCTTGCACCCTGGGTGGTCGGATTACTCCTTACGCTGGTCATGCCGTTGGTGATCTTGTTACTTGCCCATGGCGCCATTCACATCCCATTGTTCGAGACCCAGGGCACCATGATTTTCCTCTTCTTCGCGTGGGTCACATCCGCCCAAGCAATTTTCAGCTTATACCGGTTGCGTTCCCCTGCCTCGTGGAAAGCGTCTGTCACGATGATCATGACAGTGGTGCTGGTCGGATTCACCTACCTCTGGGCTGGAGAATCCTTTACCCACTTTCTGTATCCGGCTTCCGGGCAAGCTGTCACATATTTTCAGGCCGCTGCATGGCATCAAGGTTTCTTTGAAACCTTCGTTGCCGTCACTTCCCTGGCCATTGTGACTGTCTGGGGAGTGTTGTACGCAAATGCCCATGGCATGAAAATGCTGTTTCCCGGCTGGTTGGAACAACTGCATCGAACGCTGTACGTGACCTTCCTCAACGCGCTGTATGTGGAGGACATCTTTCGTGCACTGAACCCGTTTGCGAGTCGTACGCGTTTCACAAAGCCTAATCGTATCTGAACGAGGAGTGGATCCTGTGACGGCACAGTGCGGAACGGATCGATTCACTGACGCACAACGAATGGAGCTGCGCTCATACGTCCAATTGGCGGGCGAGTGTGTCTCTCAGTATTGGCCCATGCGGACGTTTATTCATCACAATCCGCTCCATGGACTGGAGAGGATGCCGTTTGAACTGGCCGTGGAGCACGGAGAACGGTTGTTCGGTGGACGAGGGTATTTGAGTAACGAGGAGTATCGCCGTCACTTCAGAGCTGGACGTATTATGAGTGAAGATCTTCAGGCAGCACTCGAGTCGATTGCTCTAGACGAGAACATTACATTTGCAGGTAAACGTTTTAGACATCAAGAAATTCTTGCGGCGCTCGTGGTGTCTGGTCTCACCGACTCAGATGGCGCCGTCGATTCTGTCGACGGCCAGCCCAGTGCGGAAGGGGTGCTCACCTGGCTTCAATCTCAGCCATGCACAGAGATCAGACTCGACAATCCCACCTCTTCGGCAGAAATATCGCATCTGTCGGCACGGGAAACGCTCAGCGCTTGGTGCGATGCAACGTTGGGTACCGCCCTTGTCAAACGTATCAACCAGGAAATGGTGAAGTGGTGCAGCTCGTTCCTCGATGAGGGCGAGGCAGGTTGGAGCATGCCGGGGCGCGAGCAGACTTTTTACCGAGCGTGGAAGTCCCTTGCAGCCCATGATTGTACTCTGCGTCTCATCGGCATTCAGGATGCGGCCGCCAAGATCGCCGCTCTGCCTGATCGTCCTGATGATGCCCTGCTGCAACACCTTGCACAGATGCGTATTCCCAAACAAGCGTGGGAGTCCTATCTCTCGTCGCAGTTAACCGCCCTACCGGGATGGACAGGGTATCTCAAGTGGCGATCTCAGCAAACGGACCATCCCTATCAGGAGGTCTACCCGGTTGACCTCGTCAAATACCTGGCGGTCAGACTCTTCTATGAACGAGAACTTGTGCAGGAGGCCTGTCGGGATACCTTGGGGATAGACGGACAGGATGAGGCGATCCACCGTTTTGTCGTAGCCTATCCACACGCGTATCGCCTGCGTCGGACTTGGGTCAACGGACAGGTGCTGACTCCATTCCAACGGCAAGTTCGGCAGATGCTGAAACCGAAGACTCGACATGCGCATCACAGTTGGGAAGAACTTGGCCTTCAGCACGAGGCCCATTGGCGTACACGCCAAGTTCACCAACGCCATCATCGGCTGGCCTCACAGCTCATGCGCCTGTCGAAGGCACTTGCGGTAGATCCGGAGGCGATCCAAACAACCACCCGGTCAGACCTGCAGACATTATACGAATGGCTGGAAGGCTGCTCATCGGCCCTGCAGTCTTCCATATGGTTGAACGCGTTCGAAGGAGGGTACAGAAGGCGAATCCTCCATGAGTTGACCGCAAGCCCCAGGCAAGGTGAGGCGGATTCTGTCTCTCCTTCATTGCGAGCCTTAGCCCAGGTCGTTTTCTGCATCGACGTGCGTGCCGAAGTGTTTCGTCGGCATTTGGAGCAGTTGGGTGGGTATGAAACATTCGGTCTTGCGGGATTCTTCGGCGTCCCGCTGGATTATCAGCCATTCGGCGCACATCAGCCTGTCGCGCACTGTCCTGTTCTGCTGAAGCCAAAGAATCGGGTCCGCGAGGTTCCACGAAGTTACCAAGGCCTTTTGGTGGAAGAACGGAAACAAGCCGAACAGTTGGCTCGCACGGCTACTGAATTGCTGCATGACTTGAAGACCAACGTGGTGACACCCTATGTCATGGTCGAGGCGATCGGCTGGTTTTTTGGGGTTCCGCTGCTAGGCAGGACGCTCTTTCCTGCTTGGTATGCCAAGGTCAGACGATGGGCCCGACGAGTGTTCATGCCATCACTGGCCACCACCCTGACAGTGGAGACACTGCAACGGGAAGAGGCTGAGGAAATGGTCGCCACCGAACAGCGAGCGATCATTCGGGAGGTTGTCCGTCAACGGCTCGCTCTCGACGGCGCTGTGCTCTCGCCGACACTGCTCGATAAAATCAGACGAGTAGCGATCGGTGAAGCCGAAAATAGTCATGAGGACATTGTGAGGGTACTCGGCTTGACATCTGAAGCGCAGGCGGCCCTCTATCAAGAGTTACGCGATCGCCATCGGATCAGTCCAAGAGGAGTGTCCGCGTACTTAGGACGTCTCACACATACGGGATTTTCGGCGGGAGAACAAGCCTACCTTGTCGAGGCGGCCTTACGGCTCATGGGTCTCACAGCCAATTTCGCACGTGTTGTCCTGTTCTGTGCGCACGGCAGCACCTCGCAGAACAACCCATACGAAGCGGCGCTGGATTGCGGCGCCTGCGGTGGAAATCATGGATTGCCGAACGCTCGTACGATCGCGGCGATGGCCAATAAACCGACATTGCGGGAACTACTGAAAAAACGTGGGATCGTGATTCCTACGGATACACAGTTTTTGGCTGCAGAGCATGATACGACGACAGACTGTGTCCGCATCGTCGATTTGGAAGACGTTCCGGCTACTCACCGGAAAGATCTCGAGCGATTACTGCTCGATCTCGATCGAGCAGGGGGGCAGGTGTCGCTGGAACGGGCTCAAGCCTTGGCGCCACGAACTTCCCATAACGCCCGTTCGGCTCGGCAGTCAGCTAGACGAAGGAGTGAGGATTGGGCGGAAGTGAGACCTGAGTGGGGGCTGTCAAAAAACAGTTTGATTGTGATCGGCCGTCGCGCTTTGACCCAAGGCCTGAATCTAGAAGGTCGCTCGTTCCTCCATTCGTATGACTACAGGCAAGATGCGGCGGGCAAAATTCTGGAGGCGATTATGACCGCTCCGTTGGTGGTCGCGCAATGGATCAATATGGAGCACTATTTTTCGTCGGTCGATAACGAGGTGTACGGCAGCGGCAGTAAGGTCTACCATAATGTTGTGGGCCGTATCGGGGTTATGACCGGAGTTTGGAGCGACCTCAGACTTGGGCTTCCGGCTCAAACCGTCCTGAACGGGTCCGTGCCCTACCATGAACCGATGAGGTTACTGACTATTATCGAAGGACCGAAGGATCGCATCGACCGGGTGATCGGCAAGCATCCCCTCTTGGACCAATTGATTACCCTGGGTTGGATCACCCTGATTTCGCTCGATCCGACGGACCACCGATGCTATCGGTATGATCGCGTCAGGGGCTGGATGAAGGAAACTCAGCAGCAAGGAGGCAGCAATCATGGCTGGACTGACATTGCACCCGATGAAGGAAATCAAGATCGTTGTGCAGGGCGAGCAATTGAAATTTGTCACTGAGCTCTTAGACCGAACCGGCGCCACAGGCTATACCATCATCAACAACGTATCCGGTAAGGGACATGATGGTTTTCATGAAGGGCACCTGGTGTTTGATGATACCAGCAGCCAAGTGATTGTGTTCACGGTCGTGCCTGATAGCAAGGTTGAGCCTATCTTGGCCGGGCTCGGTCCACTTTTCCATCGACACTCCGGTGCCATGTTCGTGAGCGATGTGGCAGTCAGCCGACGAGAGCACTTTACTCCACAATGAAGAGAGATCGGTCCAACTGACTCCACGTAGCTCTCCCATGCCTGATGCCAGGGGTGAGTTGCCTGGCCGAGGCCTTCTCCGGGTTCAGTCGAACTCATCGAATCCTGCGGCTCTTTTCTGGCAGGCTGTTGCCAAAGACTGCCAGCAGCGTTCTCGCATCGCTCAGAGGCTCAACGTACAGGGCAGAGTACGATCCACCTCTTCACTCGCTGAGGCCTTTCTGACCAGCCTGCGGGCCACTCTGCTCCCGTTGGAGACCTTAAAAGTTGTGCGTTTTCAGTTTGGTGAACGTGTTTGTCAACACACTGTTCGCACAGTTTATGGGGGGCTCAAAGATCTTCGGAGGTGTTTGAGACTTGCCTCCAGCAGGAGTCTGTAATGTTGGCTCAACGGGCCTGGGAAATCTGAACATTCATCGTGGCAAGACGGGACATACTCCCATAGCGGCTGCTGATGGTGTGGCGAATTAGTGTGTAGACGATTGTGTGATAGGTTCAAGCAGTTTAATAACGACAGTGCTGAGACCCGCTTCTGGGTCGAGATCCGTCACGATGTTTTGAACTTTGACACCGATGGCTTGCTCAATGCGGCCTCGCAGCACATGCTGACAAGAGTCAAACAAAGCCCGATGAAATCGACGGAGCAGCTCGTGACCGTCAGTTGACCTGGCCAGTTCCTTCTCCGCCGGAATGGATGTGCTTCGGGCTGATGTGACGTAGATCAGTTCGTCATACGCGTGGGCTTGCACATGGGAATAGCCAGACTTCATGAACTCGGTCTGAAAATCTAAAACAGCGAGCATGACCGCATATTCGATCTCCGCTTTGTTGGAGAGAACTCTAGCCATGATCTATTCCCCATCGGTGCGCCAGGACCGAATCCACCGTCCAGTTTGGGGGTTTTCGAGTCTGATGCCGAAGCGATCACGGAGAAATGCTTCTTGCCGTTCGGTCAGTATCGTTGAGCCTGTACGGGGGCTAGGAGCTGATGGCTCCAACTCGAGCATAGGAGGCTCTATGCCTTCCCACGCGGCAATTCCAAGGTCTTCACTCGTCAAGACTTTCATGCCGCACTTCCGGTGAGATGCGTGCCACTCTATGGCTGAGGCGATGGCGCTCTCGCGAACGTCCATCGCCTCGATGCAGGTGTTAGTAAGCTTTGCTGAAGCCGGCCTCACCGTCGTAGTTCCATAACTTCTGCGCTGCGGACCACCACCAACCCTTCTTGCTCAGGGCGTCCAGGAAGGTATTGACGTCCGCATCCTGCACATCCTTGGTGGCCATGAACCGGCATCGGTACCAATTGACCTGAAGCAGATCAGGACTCACGAAGCCAGGCCAGACCTTCGTGCCTCTGTTCGAAATGAATTCACATTTGAACGGTCCGATGTCATCGAACTTCGGAATGCCTTTGTCCGCGATGATGTACATATCGACTCCGACGAGTTTGATGTCTTTCTTCTTTTTGGTTGCCTTTGCAGTTTCAGTGAATGTTGGCATGGATATCTCCTTATTCAGTCCGGACTCTGAAGCTCAGGCCTTTGCGTGCATCTTGTCCACGATTGCTTGTGCATACTCGTCTGTTTTGGCGGTTCCACCGACGTCGTATGTCACATGTTTTCTCTCATCAAGCACGGCGAACATGGCCTTCTCGATTCGAGCAGCAGCAGCTTCTTCACCGAGCCAACGAAGCATCATGATGCCGGAGACCAGCACGGCTGAAGGATTAACCTTCTTCATGCCGGCGTATTTCGGCGCTGAGCCATGGACGGCTTCGAAGATCGCGCATCCGTCGCCGACATTGGCGCCGGGTGCGAATCCCAAGCCTCCCACTAGTCCAGCACAGAGGTCCGTCAGGATGTCGCCGTAGAGGTTCGGGAGCACCAGGCAGTCGAACTGGGCAGGATTTCGCACCAACTGCATGCAGCAGTTATCCACGATAATGTCGCCGGACTCGATGTCCGGATACTTTTTAGCGACTTCCCGGAAGGCATCGAGAAAGAGACCGTCGGTCATCTTCATGATGTTGGCCTTGTGGACGCAGTAGATCTTCTTGCGTCCGTTGGCTTTCGCCCACTTAAACGCGAAGTCAGCAATCCGGTAGGAGCCTGGCCAGGTAATGACCTTGAGACATTGCGCGACTTCATCCGATACCATGTGCTCGATGGCGGCGTAGCAGTCTTCGGTGTTCTCACGAAAGTTGATGATGTCGATCTTGTCCCAAGGCCGCTTGAGGACGGGGATGAGTTTGGCCGGCCGCACATTCGCATAGAGATCAAAGACTTTACGGAGGGTCACATTGGCGCTCTTATGTCCGGTTCCAATCGGTGTGGTCGTGGGCCCCTTCAGGGCAACCTTGTTCTTCGCGATGTTTTGAATGGTCTTGTCAGGCAGGAGGGTGCCGTACTTCTCGAGGCAGTCGAGCCCAATGTCCTCATACTCCCACTTAATATTGACTCCGCTTGCATCGATGACGAGCCGCACCGCTTCGCAAATTTCCGGGCCGGTGCCTTCTCCCGGTAACATCGTGACGACATGCTGGTTCCCCATTGAAACCTCCCTTAAGCAGCAAGGGCGATCGGACCATCCGCTCCCCTTTCTTCTATGGGATGAGTAGTGCAAATGCGATTCCAGCCGAATTATTTTCTCGCTGGGTCAAGAGGGTATTAAAAATACAGGCAAATATGGGCAGAAGAGAGACTGG
The Candidatus Nitrospira nitrosa DNA segment above includes these coding regions:
- a CDS encoding NADH-quinone oxidoreductase subunit 5 family protein — its product is MQWIAALVTIFSPLIASSLVMLCGSTLGERVARIGIVGLIISTGAALFSLYAVVEGPSLHLTLPGFPDLIAPQLFIDRLSGVMMVLVTGVSLVIHVYSSRYMQGDQGYIKFFSLLSLLTFVLLMLVTSGHLLWLFVAWHAVTWLLRTLLAFNRESQAAREAGRTTVCIQGLGDAALLVSVGLIYMMFGTLDLPILYQTWNSGATGPVFGEGTRWEISAGTVITLIMTLSVLTKSAQFPFHIWLPGTIEAPTPVSAMLHAGIVNAGGFLVNRLAPLYGSSPTTLHLLFAIGALTALIGALIMLTQSSIKRTLVYSTMGQMGYMIMECGLGAFALAVFHLCAHGLFKATLFLNSGTNIHKARTDFTMPESHAVRETAGFALAPWVVGLLLTLVMPLVILLLAHGAIHIPLFETQGTMIFLFFAWVTSAQAIFSLYRLRSPASWKASVTMIMTVVLVGFTYLWAGESFTHFLYPASGQAVTYFQAAAWHQGFFETFVAVTSLAIVTVWGVLYANAHGMKMLFPGWLEQLHRTLYVTFLNALYVEDIFRALNPFASRTRFTKPNRI
- a CDS encoding DUF2309 domain-containing protein, encoding MTAQCGTDRFTDAQRMELRSYVQLAGECVSQYWPMRTFIHHNPLHGLERMPFELAVEHGERLFGGRGYLSNEEYRRHFRAGRIMSEDLQAALESIALDENITFAGKRFRHQEILAALVVSGLTDSDGAVDSVDGQPSAEGVLTWLQSQPCTEIRLDNPTSSAEISHLSARETLSAWCDATLGTALVKRINQEMVKWCSSFLDEGEAGWSMPGREQTFYRAWKSLAAHDCTLRLIGIQDAAAKIAALPDRPDDALLQHLAQMRIPKQAWESYLSSQLTALPGWTGYLKWRSQQTDHPYQEVYPVDLVKYLAVRLFYERELVQEACRDTLGIDGQDEAIHRFVVAYPHAYRLRRTWVNGQVLTPFQRQVRQMLKPKTRHAHHSWEELGLQHEAHWRTRQVHQRHHRLASQLMRLSKALAVDPEAIQTTTRSDLQTLYEWLEGCSSALQSSIWLNAFEGGYRRRILHELTASPRQGEADSVSPSLRALAQVVFCIDVRAEVFRRHLEQLGGYETFGLAGFFGVPLDYQPFGAHQPVAHCPVLLKPKNRVREVPRSYQGLLVEERKQAEQLARTATELLHDLKTNVVTPYVMVEAIGWFFGVPLLGRTLFPAWYAKVRRWARRVFMPSLATTLTVETLQREEAEEMVATEQRAIIREVVRQRLALDGAVLSPTLLDKIRRVAIGEAENSHEDIVRVLGLTSEAQAALYQELRDRHRISPRGVSAYLGRLTHTGFSAGEQAYLVEAALRLMGLTANFARVVLFCAHGSTSQNNPYEAALDCGACGGNHGLPNARTIAAMANKPTLRELLKKRGIVIPTDTQFLAAEHDTTTDCVRIVDLEDVPATHRKDLERLLLDLDRAGGQVSLERAQALAPRTSHNARSARQSARRRSEDWAEVRPEWGLSKNSLIVIGRRALTQGLNLEGRSFLHSYDYRQDAAGKILEAIMTAPLVVAQWINMEHYFSSVDNEVYGSGSKVYHNVVGRIGVMTGVWSDLRLGLPAQTVLNGSVPYHEPMRLLTIIEGPKDRIDRVIGKHPLLDQLITLGWITLISLDPTDHRCYRYDRVRGWMKETQQQGGSNHGWTDIAPDEGNQDRCAGRAIEICH
- a CDS encoding P-II family nitrogen regulator, translating into MAGLTLHPMKEIKIVVQGEQLKFVTELLDRTGATGYTIINNVSGKGHDGFHEGHLVFDDTSSQVIVFTVVPDSKVEPILAGLGPLFHRHSGAMFVSDVAVSRREHFTPQ
- a CDS encoding Na-translocating system protein MpsC family protein, producing the protein MARVLSNKAEIEYAVMLAVLDFQTEFMKSGYSHVQAHAYDELIYVTSARSTSIPAEKELARSTDGHELLRRFHRALFDSCQHVLRGRIEQAIGVKVQNIVTDLDPEAGLSTVVIKLLEPITQSSTH
- a CDS encoding isocitrate dehydrogenase, whose amino-acid sequence is MPTFTETAKATKKKKDIKLVGVDMYIIADKGIPKFDDIGPFKCEFISNRGTKVWPGFVSPDLLQVNWYRCRFMATKDVQDADVNTFLDALSKKGWWWSAAQKLWNYDGEAGFSKAY
- a CDS encoding isocitrate/isopropylmalate dehydrogenase family protein — translated: MGNQHVVTMLPGEGTGPEICEAVRLVIDASGVNIKWEYEDIGLDCLEKYGTLLPDKTIQNIAKNKVALKGPTTTPIGTGHKSANVTLRKVFDLYANVRPAKLIPVLKRPWDKIDIINFRENTEDCYAAIEHMVSDEVAQCLKVITWPGSYRIADFAFKWAKANGRKKIYCVHKANIMKMTDGLFLDAFREVAKKYPDIESGDIIVDNCCMQLVRNPAQFDCLVLPNLYGDILTDLCAGLVGGLGFAPGANVGDGCAIFEAVHGSAPKYAGMKKVNPSAVLVSGIMMLRWLGEEAAAARIEKAMFAVLDERKHVTYDVGGTAKTDEYAQAIVDKMHAKA